From the genome of Faecalibacterium prausnitzii:
CAAGCATTACCCGGCCCCGGTCTTCTGCTTCACCCCGGATGCGGAGTTCCCGGTCTGCAACGGCGAAAAGGGACACTTCGGCGCTGAGCTGGTCAGCCCGGTCTGCAACGGTGAGATCAAGGATTTCGTGGGCGGCGTGGCCAACAATGCCGTGCCGGACCGTGCCAGCGCGCTGGTCGAGACTGACATCACCAAGCTGAAGAACGCCCCCAACATCACGCTGGAGCCGGAAGGCAACGGCGTGCGCATCCGCGGCTGGGGCAAGTCCGGCCATGCAGCGACCCCGCAGGGCACCGTCAATGCCATCGGTCTGGTGGTGGACTACCTGCTGGACAACGGCCTGTGCAACGAGGCCGAGCGCGCCTATCTGGAAGCGCTGAAAAAGCTGCACTCTTCCACGGCCGGTGAGGGCATCGGTGTCGCCTGTGCCGACGGCCCCTTCGGCCCGCTGACCGTCATCGGCGGACGCATCTTCATGCGGGAGGGCAGATTCGTGCAGACGCTGGACAGCCGCTATCCCACCTGCACCACCGGCGACCGGATGGCAGAGCAGATCCGTGCGGCCATCGGCGAGGGCGCTTCCCTCGAAAACGTCGAGAGCGCGGAGCCGTTCTACATCGGGGCCGACACCCCTGCCATCAAGGCCTGCATCGACACCTACAACGAGGTCACCGGGGAGAACGCCACCCCGTTCACCATGGGCGGCGGCACCTACGCCCGCCACTTCCCCTATGCGGTCAGCTTTGGCCCGGAGCACAACGACGTCAAGCTGCCTGCTTTCGGCGGCCCGATGCACGGTGCCAACGAGTCGGCTCCCATCGACAAGCTGCTGGAGGCCATGAAGATCTACATCGTGGCGCTGCTGCGCCTTGAGGAGATCGACTTCTGATGGCGGCGAAGGTGCTTGTCATCGACGGGCAGGGCGGCGGTCTGGGCCGGCAGCTGGTGTCTGCCCTGGCAGCGGCCTGCCCGGAGGCAGAACTGACTGCTGTGGGCACCAACAGCCTGGCCGCGAACGCCATGCTCAAGGCGGGGGCTTCCCGCGCTGCCACCGGCGAGAACGCGGTGGTGGTCAACTGCCGCCGTGCAGACGTCATCGTGGGGCCCATCGGCATCGTCATTGCGGATGCCCTTCTGGGCGAGATCACCCCGGCCATGGCGGCTGCGGTCTGCCAGAGCGGGGCCAGAAGGGTGCTCGTGCCCATCAACCACTGCGAGAACTACGTGGTCGGTGTGCCGGATCAGCCCGTCAGCCAGCTTGTGGCGGCTGCGGCCCAGAAAGTGCAGGAACTTTGTTCCGCGATCGGTTGAGCGGACTTTTTTCAAACTTCTTGAAACAGGGAAGGCCGCATGTTAAAATAAGAGCGGAAAAGCTCTGGAGGAAATGCGGATGGAAACAAAGTGTGCAAAGCTGCCGCGGGTCAGCATCATCGTTCCGGTCTACAAGGTGGAAGCCTATCTTCGGACCTGTGTGGACAGCATTCTGGAACAACACTATGAGAATATCGAGATCATTCTTTTGGACGATGGTTCGCCGGACCGCTGCCCGATGATCTGCGAAGAATATGCACAAAAAGACTCGCGTATCCGGGTAATCCATCAGGAGAACCGGGGTCTGCCTGCGGCGCGGAACACGGGCCTGCGGGCAGCAAGCGGGGAGTGGATCATCTGTGTGGATTCGGATGATCTGTGGAAATCGGATCTGCTGGAATCGGTCATGGCGGTTGCGAGCGATGCAGTGGACCTGATCGCCTTCAGCTATATGCCGTATCCGGAAGGACAGCCGCTGCCGCAGCCCAGCCCGCTTCGCACGGGAACCTACCGCACCGGCGGGCGGGAACTGCTGAACGCGCTGCAGCTCGGTCTGCTGGATGAATATCACCGCGCCGTGCCGTATTATTTCGGAGCCTGCTGGATCGAACTGGTGCGGAGAGACTTTCTGGAAGAAAACCATCTCTATTTTGATGAGAGCCTGAAGCAGTGCGAAGATATGATCTGGAACCTGAACCTGCTGGAACGGGCGCATTCCGTGGGGCTTCTGGACAAAGACCTTTACTATTACCGGCTGCGTCCGGACTCCATGTGCCATATTCACGACAAGCGGCTGCCGGGCTATCTGGATACAGTCGATCAGCGGGTCGTGGAATTTGGTCAGCGGGAAAAGAAGGACGCAGACTTCTGGGCGGCCTACGATATCTGGCTCATGAAGACGTATGTTCGTCTGTTGGATAAGTGCTATTTCAACCCCGCAAATCCGGACGGCCCGGTCCAGGCCTGGCGCGCCTGGCGGAAGATGATCGACGACTGCCCGACGCTCCGGCACCTTTCGAAAGCGCCCCTCAAGGAATTTTGGAACAACCGGAAGCGTTATGTCCCACTGTTCTTTTTCCGGTTCCGGGTGCCGCTGTATCTGATGACACGGCTCACATACGGGAAATTGCAACGGCACGATCAGGGGTATGCGGACAGAGCCCGCCGCCGTGCGGAATGAGTTCCCATGTCGGCGCTTGAAAACACATCTTGACGGAAAAAAACATCCTGACCGGACGGATCCGGGTCAGGATGTTTTTTGCTGCGGCAGGATGCCGGTTATTTCGGGCTGCGTTTCCGAATGTCGTGGATGGTCGGCGGAACATCGCCCTGCGCGGCCTTCTCCATGGCACTGATGCGGCGGTCGAGGTCGGTGATGCGCTGGGCGACCACATCGGGCAGATCCTGCTGGTCGAGGTCGTCGGCGGGGTTGACAGCCTTGTTGTTGATGCGGACCACCTCGGCGGGTACACCGACGGCGGTGCAGTTGGCGGGCAGGTTCTTCAGCACCACGCTGCCCGCGCCGATGCGGGCATTGTCGCCGATGTAGACCGGGCCAAGCACCTTGGTGCCTGCGCCGATCAGCACGTTGTTGCCCAGCGTGGGGTGGCGCTTGCCGGTGTCCTTGCCGGTGCCGCCCAGCGTGACGCCGTGGTAGATGGTGCAGTTGTCACCGATCTCAGTCGTCTCGCCGAAGACGATGCCCATGCCGTGGTCGATGAACAGGCACCTGCCGATCCGGGCACCGGGGTGGATCTCGATGCCGGTCTTATGCCGGCCGCGCTGGCTGACCCACCGTGCCAGAAAAAAGTGCCCGCGCTCATACAGCCAGTGCGCGATGCGGTGATAGACCAGAATGTGAAAGCCGGGGTACAGCAGAATGACCTCCAGCACGCTGCGCGCGGCGGGGTCCTTGCGCTGGATGTTCCGTGCGTCCTCCAATAAACCCATGTGGGGAACCCTCCCTTTTCCAATGCCGCCCGCGGCGGCTCTCTCGTTTGAGTATTATGATAACACATCTGAACTTTAATGTACAGCATTTTGCTAGGGATTGCGGCCTCAAATTTCCGGTTCGGAGGGGGATTTTGGTTTTTCGGTAGAGTAGCTAAAATTTGCTGAGTTCGGCCCGAAACCTTTTTACAAAGAAAAAAGCCCGGAAGCATTGACACATTTCGCGCTTCTATGATAAAATATAACGAAACAAAATGCACGAACAAAGGAGACGCCGACATGCTGTCAAAAATGAACGCAAAACTGGAAAATCAGTTTGCTGCCTTTTTTGCAGTGGGTTCCGTGTTTCCTTTTTTGCGTGATTCGAACTTTTCCATTTGAGGAAAAGTTCTTTTTTTTGCCCAATCGAGCGCACACCAAAAACAGGGAGGTATCGTACCATGCTGCTTGTAAACGCTGTCAACACGGAAGGACGCCCCATGGAGCTGTTCGTCAGGGACGGAAAGATCGCGGCGGTCGGCCAGGATCTGGAGGCTCTGGCCGGGGAGAACGAGGTCGTTCTGGATGCCGGGGGGCTTACCGTGCTGCCCGCCTTCGTCGATCTGCACTGCCACTGGCGCACACCGGGCTTTGAATATAAGGAGGACATCGAAACGGGCAGCCGTGCAGCGGCTGCGGGCGGCTACACCTTCGTCAACCTGATGCCCAACACCAAGCCCGTCTGCTCTTCGGCTGCGCAGGCCGCAATGGTGGAGCAGAAGGCCGCAGAGGTGGGCCTGTGCGATGTGAACCAGACCGTCTCCATCACCGAGAACTTCGATGGCAAGACGCTGGACCACCTCAAGACCCTGCCCGCCAGCGTCCGGTTCATTACCGAAGACGGCCACGGTGTGCAGGACAACGCCACCATGGCGCGGGCCTTCGCCATCTGCACCCAGCGGGACATCACCGTGATGAGCCACGCCGAGGATATGGAGATCAGCCCCTGGGACTACCGCCTGGCCGAGGACATCGAGACGGTGCGCAACTGCTGGCTGAGCGAGTATTACCAGACCCGGCTCCACATGTGCCATGTGTCCACCCGCGGTGCCATCGAGGCCATCCAGATGGCCAAGCTGCGCGGGGCCCCCGTCACCTGCGAGGTGACCCCCCACCACCTGTGGTTCACCAAGGACACCTGCGACTACCGCGTCAATCCGCCCATCCGCACCGCAGACGATGTGGCCGCTCTTGTTGAGGCCATCCGCACTGGCGTGGTGGATGCCATCGCCACCGACCACGCACCCCACTCGGAAGAGGACAAGCTCAAGGGCATGGCCGGTATGGTGGGCAGCGAGACGGCCTTCGGCGTCTGCTACACCAAGCTCTGCAAGGAGGAGGGCCTGCCGCTGGAGCTGCTGGTCCACCTGATGAGCACCCGCCCGGCAGAGATCCTGGGTCTGGCCAAGGGCCAGCTGGAGCCCGGCTACGATGCCGACTTCGTGCTGGTGGATCTGGACACCCCCTATACGGTGGACAAGGACAAGCTCCACTCCAAATCCCACAACTGCCCCTTTGATGGCGCACAGCTCTACGGCAGGGTCTTTGCCACCGTCAAGGGCGGCGAGCTGACCTATCAGGCAGAAGCGTAAAAATAGAATCTCAAAACAGCATTCGCTGTTTTGAGATTCGCCTACATACATAAGAGTAAGAGAGCAACGGAGGAACCAACTATGACGAACATGGACAAACTGTACGAAGCTGTTGAGGCGCGCGGCCCGGTCTGCGTCGGCCTGGATACCGACTTCAGTTATCTGCCCGCGGACTTTGTGGACAGCACCCTGTCCAAGGGCGAGAACATCGTCCGCTTCAACAAACAGCTCATCGAAGCCACCAAGGCGGTCGCCGGCTGCTACAAAGTCCAGATCGCGTACTACGAGGCGCTGGGTCTGGACGGCATGAAAGCCTATGCCGACACCCTGAAGGCCGTCCGTGAGGCGGGTGTGCCCGTCATCGCCGACATCAAGCGCGGCGACATCGCCAAGACTGCTGAGATGTACGCCATGGGCCACTTCACCGGCGACTTTGAGGCCGACTTTGTCACCCTGGCCCCCTACATGGGTCTGGATTCCATCAGCCCCTATCTGCCCTACGCCGAAAAGCAGGGCAAGGGCATGTTCGTGCTCTGCCGCACCTCCAACGGCGGCGCCAAGGACTTCGAGTATGAGAAGCTGGCCGACGGCCGCCACGTCTACGACCTGGTGGGCGACAAACTGAACGCTCTGGGCAAGGACTACATGGGCGAGCACGGCTACTCCTCCATCGGTCTGGTCATCGGCGGCACCCACATCGAGGAGGCCACCGAGATCCGCGCCAAGTATCAGGACAGCTTCTTCCTCATCCCCGGCTACGGCGCACAGGGCGGCAAGGCCGAGGATATCGCCCAGTATCTCACCAAGGGCAATGGCGGTGTGGTCAACTCCAGCCGCGGCATCCTGCTGGCTTACAAGAAGCAGCCGGGCACTGCCTTTGACGAGGCTGCCTATAACGAGTGTGTGAACATGAAGGAGGCCATCGCCCATGCGTGCAGCCTGCTGTGAAGCCACCGTTCTGAGCCATGAGGTCATCGCGGCAGACATCCGCCTGCTGCGCGCCCTCTGGCCGGACCGCGAACATCTGCCCCACGCAGGTCAGTTCTTCACCCTGCGTGCCTGGGGTGCCGACGAGGCCCCCTTCCTCTCCCGGCCCATCAGCGTCCACAAGTGGGAGCCGGAGACCCAGACCATCGAGTTTCTGTATCAGGTCATCGGCGAGGGCACCCACAAGCTGGCCGCGCTGAAAAAGGGCGATACCTTCCAGCTGACCGGCCCGATGGGCAATGGGTTCGACATCCCGGCGCTGGCCGGACAGTATCGAAAGATCGCTGTGGTGGGCGGCGGCATCGGCACCGCGCCGATGTATCAGGTTACCCGCGAACTGGCCGCAGCAGGCGTCCGGCCCGATGTCTTCTTCGGCTTCCGGGATGCGCCCTACTGCATGGAGGAATACCGCTCCATCGCCAACCTCGTCAAGGTGTCCACCGACACCGGCGCGGTGGGCTTCCACGGCTTTGTCACCCAGCTGTATGACCCGGCGGATTACGACGCCGTCCTCGTCTGCGGCCCGACGGTCATGATGAAGAACGCTGCCCGCCTCTGCGCGGAGAAGGGGACCCCCTGCTTCGTCAGCCTGGAAAAGAAGATGGCCTGCGGCATCGGGGCCTGCCTCGGCTGCACCTGCGAGACCAGGGGCGGCGAAGGCAAGAGCGTGTGCAAGAATGGCCCGGTCTTTGATGCAACGGAGGTGTTCTTCTGATGGCAGATCTGAAAACGAACCTGTTGGGCTTTGTGATGAACAGCCCCATCATCGGCGCATCCGGCACGGTCGGCTACGGCGTCGAGTATGAGGAACTGGCCGATTTTTCCAGGATCGGCGGCATCTCCGGCAAGGGCCTGACCCTGCACGGCCAGTATGGCAACAAGGGAGAGCGCCTGTGGGAGACCCCCTCCGGCCTCATCAACAGCATCGGCCTGCAGAACCCCGGCGTCCAGCACTTCATTGACGTGGAACTGAACGAGATGCTGGAGCTGCGGCAGAAATACGGCACGGTGGTCATCGCGAACCTCGGCGGCCACAGCGAGGAAGAGTACGTCGAGGGCGCTGCGATGCTGAGCGACAGCGCCGTGGATATCGTGGAGCTGAACATCTCCTGCCCGAACGTCAAGGTGGGCGGCATGGCCTACGGAGTCAAGGCGGAAGCAGCCGGTGAAGTGGTCCGGATGGTCCGCGATGCCTGCAAAAAGCCGCTGATGGTCAAGCTCAGCCCCCAGGCCGAGAACATCCCGGAGATGTGCAAGGCCGTCGAGGCAGCCGGTGCGGATGCCATCAGCCTGACCAACACCTTCCAGGCCTGCGCCATCGACCTCGAAAAGCGCAAGCCGGTCTTCAACAATATTTTCGCGGGCCTGTCCGGCCCGGCGGTCCGCCCCATCGCACTGCGGATGGTCTGGCAGGCTGTGGGTGCCGTGAACATCCCGGTCGTGGGTCTGGGCGGCATTGCCACCGGCCGCGACGCGCTGGAGTTCATCATGGCCGGTGCCACGGCCGTGCAGGTGGGCGCTGCCAACTTTGCGAACCCCCGCGCCATGGAGACCATCGCCGAGGAGATGGCCGCATGGATGGACAAGAACGGCGTCAAGACGCTGGACGAGATCCGCGGCTGCGCCCGCAGCAATGGATAAAACTTTGGATTAACCGCATAAAAATGCAAATATTCACAAGAAACAGAAAATCAGTGAATAAATTTGCGTTTCCATAAAAAGCGTGGTACAATACTGCGTGATCGTACGAAAAACACGAACTGCAACAAAGAGAGGGAGAAGTACAATGAGTGAAGCACTTGAGATCCTGAAGAGCTGTGACGCATTCCTGGAGGGCCATTTCCTGCTCTCCTCCGGCCGCCATTCCAGCGCCTACTGCCAGATGGCCTATCTGCAGCAGTATCCCGACCGCTGCGCCGAGGTCATGAAGGCCGTGGCTGACAAGGTCAAGGAGCTGGACGTGGATGTCATCGTCGGCCCGGCCATGGGCGGCATCGTCTACGCTTACGAGCTGGCCCGCCAGACCGGCAAGCGCGCCATTTTCACCGAGCGCGTTGAGAATGTGATGACCCTGAAGCGCTTTGCCATCCATCCGGGTGAGAAGTGCCTGATCGCGGAGGACGTTGTGACCACCGGCATCTCCTCTCTGGAGACCAAGCGCGTCATCGAGGAGAACGGCGGCATCTGCGTGGGCATCACCTGCGTGGTAGACCGCACCAAGCCCGAAGCTCCGTCGCCCATCCCCATCGTGGCAAGCGCCCTCAAGCTGGACCTGCCCAACTACGCACCCGAAGAGTGCCCCATCTGCAAGGAGGGCAAGCTGCCGCTGGTCCATCTGGGCAGCCGCAAGATGAAGCAGGAAGCGAAGCAGACCCTGTAAGGCCGCGCATCTGTGTTGAAACAAGGAGTACCTATGAACGCATATCTTCTTTTGGCGAACGGCATGGTCTTTGCGGGCCAGTCGGTGGGCGCAGAGGGCGTCACCGTGGGCGAGGTCGTCTTTGCCACCGGTATGGTCGGCTTTGAAGAGACCCTGACCGACCCCAGCTATTATGGCCAGATCATCACCCAGACTTACCCCCTCATCGGCAACTATGGCATGAACCAGGGCGACATGGAGTCCGATCGCATCTGGGCCAGGGGCTACATCGTGCGCGAAGCCTGCACCACGCCCTCCAACTGGCGCTGTGAGGAGACGCTGGACAGCTTTTTGAAGAAAAACAACACCATCGGCATCGAGGGCATCGACACCCGCCACCTGACCCGCATCATCCGGGAGAGCGGCGTGATGAACGGCGCCATCCTGACCACCTTTGACCCCGCAGACCCGGCCAACAAAGCCGAGACGGACAAGCTGCTGGAGACCATCCGCGCCTATACCGTGACCGATGCGGTCAAGAACGTCACCTGCGCAGCGCCCGAAGTTTTTAACGAGAAGGGCGAGACCCACATCGTGCTGATGCACTACGGCTGCAAGCGGAACATTGTGCGGTGCCTGGTCAAGCGTGGCTGCAAGGTCACGGTCATGCCGGCCTTCGCCACCGCCGAGGAAGTGGCAGCTCTGAATCCGGACGGCATCATGCTGTCCAACGGCCCCGGCGACCCCGCCGAGCCGGTGGAGGTCATCGAGAACCTCCGCCATATCTTCGAACTGGGCATCCCCACCTTCGGCATTTGCCTGGGCCACCAGCTCTCCGCTCTGGCCGCCGGTGCCAAGACCATGAAGCTCAAGTACGGTCACCGCGGTGCCAACCAGCCCGTCACCGACTTTGAGTCCGGCCGCACCTTCATCACCAGCCAGAACCACGGCTATGCAGTCGTGGGCGACGAGCTGCCCGCCGAGATGGGCGAGGTAGCTCAGGTGAACGCCAACGACGGCACCTGCGAGGGCATCAAATACAAAAAGTGGAACTGCTTCACCGTCCAGTTCCACCCCGAAGCGAACGGCGGCCCCAAGGAC
Proteins encoded in this window:
- a CDS encoding Sapep family Mn(2+)-dependent dipeptidase; this translates as MDQALNQKIDAFIAANKEQWLKDIEALVSINSVESTPAEGAPFGQGARAALDKTLELAAGMGFATRNCENYIGYAELPGADAEKYLATICHVDVVPEGNGWTGDPFQMEVRDGWLIGRGVADDKGPMITILYALKFLKEQGYSLKYPIRALVGDNEETSMADVKYYLKHYPAPVFCFTPDAEFPVCNGEKGHFGAELVSPVCNGEIKDFVGGVANNAVPDRASALVETDITKLKNAPNITLEPEGNGVRIRGWGKSGHAATPQGTVNAIGLVVDYLLDNGLCNEAERAYLEALKKLHSSTAGEGIGVACADGPFGPLTVIGGRIFMREGRFVQTLDSRYPTCTTGDRMAEQIRAAIGEGASLENVESAEPFYIGADTPAIKACIDTYNEVTGENATPFTMGGGTYARHFPYAVSFGPEHNDVKLPAFGGPMHGANESAPIDKLLEAMKIYIVALLRLEEIDF
- a CDS encoding DUF3842 family protein; amino-acid sequence: MAAKVLVIDGQGGGLGRQLVSALAAACPEAELTAVGTNSLAANAMLKAGASRAATGENAVVVNCRRADVIVGPIGIVIADALLGEITPAMAAAVCQSGARRVLVPINHCENYVVGVPDQPVSQLVAAAAQKVQELCSAIG
- a CDS encoding glycosyltransferase family 2 protein, with the protein product METKCAKLPRVSIIVPVYKVEAYLRTCVDSILEQHYENIEIILLDDGSPDRCPMICEEYAQKDSRIRVIHQENRGLPAARNTGLRAASGEWIICVDSDDLWKSDLLESVMAVASDAVDLIAFSYMPYPEGQPLPQPSPLRTGTYRTGGRELLNALQLGLLDEYHRAVPYYFGACWIELVRRDFLEENHLYFDESLKQCEDMIWNLNLLERAHSVGLLDKDLYYYRLRPDSMCHIHDKRLPGYLDTVDQRVVEFGQREKKDADFWAAYDIWLMKTYVRLLDKCYFNPANPDGPVQAWRAWRKMIDDCPTLRHLSKAPLKEFWNNRKRYVPLFFFRFRVPLYLMTRLTYGKLQRHDQGYADRARRRAE
- the epsC gene encoding serine O-acetyltransferase EpsC, with product MGLLEDARNIQRKDPAARSVLEVILLYPGFHILVYHRIAHWLYERGHFFLARWVSQRGRHKTGIEIHPGARIGRCLFIDHGMGIVFGETTEIGDNCTIYHGVTLGGTGKDTGKRHPTLGNNVLIGAGTKVLGPVYIGDNARIGAGSVVLKNLPANCTAVGVPAEVVRINNKAVNPADDLDQQDLPDVVAQRITDLDRRISAMEKAAQGDVPPTIHDIRKRSPK
- a CDS encoding dihydroorotase, with translation MLLVNAVNTEGRPMELFVRDGKIAAVGQDLEALAGENEVVLDAGGLTVLPAFVDLHCHWRTPGFEYKEDIETGSRAAAAGGYTFVNLMPNTKPVCSSAAQAAMVEQKAAEVGLCDVNQTVSITENFDGKTLDHLKTLPASVRFITEDGHGVQDNATMARAFAICTQRDITVMSHAEDMEISPWDYRLAEDIETVRNCWLSEYYQTRLHMCHVSTRGAIEAIQMAKLRGAPVTCEVTPHHLWFTKDTCDYRVNPPIRTADDVAALVEAIRTGVVDAIATDHAPHSEEDKLKGMAGMVGSETAFGVCYTKLCKEEGLPLELLVHLMSTRPAEILGLAKGQLEPGYDADFVLVDLDTPYTVDKDKLHSKSHNCPFDGAQLYGRVFATVKGGELTYQAEA
- the pyrF gene encoding orotidine-5'-phosphate decarboxylase; the encoded protein is MTNMDKLYEAVEARGPVCVGLDTDFSYLPADFVDSTLSKGENIVRFNKQLIEATKAVAGCYKVQIAYYEALGLDGMKAYADTLKAVREAGVPVIADIKRGDIAKTAEMYAMGHFTGDFEADFVTLAPYMGLDSISPYLPYAEKQGKGMFVLCRTSNGGAKDFEYEKLADGRHVYDLVGDKLNALGKDYMGEHGYSSIGLVIGGTHIEEATEIRAKYQDSFFLIPGYGAQGGKAEDIAQYLTKGNGGVVNSSRGILLAYKKQPGTAFDEAAYNECVNMKEAIAHACSLL
- a CDS encoding dihydroorotate dehydrogenase electron transfer subunit, which codes for MRAACCEATVLSHEVIAADIRLLRALWPDREHLPHAGQFFTLRAWGADEAPFLSRPISVHKWEPETQTIEFLYQVIGEGTHKLAALKKGDTFQLTGPMGNGFDIPALAGQYRKIAVVGGGIGTAPMYQVTRELAAAGVRPDVFFGFRDAPYCMEEYRSIANLVKVSTDTGAVGFHGFVTQLYDPADYDAVLVCGPTVMMKNAARLCAEKGTPCFVSLEKKMACGIGACLGCTCETRGGEGKSVCKNGPVFDATEVFF
- a CDS encoding dihydroorotate dehydrogenase, which gives rise to MADLKTNLLGFVMNSPIIGASGTVGYGVEYEELADFSRIGGISGKGLTLHGQYGNKGERLWETPSGLINSIGLQNPGVQHFIDVELNEMLELRQKYGTVVIANLGGHSEEEYVEGAAMLSDSAVDIVELNISCPNVKVGGMAYGVKAEAAGEVVRMVRDACKKPLMVKLSPQAENIPEMCKAVEAAGADAISLTNTFQACAIDLEKRKPVFNNIFAGLSGPAVRPIALRMVWQAVGAVNIPVVGLGGIATGRDALEFIMAGATAVQVGAANFANPRAMETIAEEMAAWMDKNGVKTLDEIRGCARSNG
- the pyrE gene encoding orotate phosphoribosyltransferase; the protein is MSEALEILKSCDAFLEGHFLLSSGRHSSAYCQMAYLQQYPDRCAEVMKAVADKVKELDVDVIVGPAMGGIVYAYELARQTGKRAIFTERVENVMTLKRFAIHPGEKCLIAEDVVTTGISSLETKRVIEENGGICVGITCVVDRTKPEAPSPIPIVASALKLDLPNYAPEECPICKEGKLPLVHLGSRKMKQEAKQTL
- a CDS encoding carbamoyl phosphate synthase small subunit yields the protein MNAYLLLANGMVFAGQSVGAEGVTVGEVVFATGMVGFEETLTDPSYYGQIITQTYPLIGNYGMNQGDMESDRIWARGYIVREACTTPSNWRCEETLDSFLKKNNTIGIEGIDTRHLTRIIRESGVMNGAILTTFDPADPANKAETDKLLETIRAYTVTDAVKNVTCAAPEVFNEKGETHIVLMHYGCKRNIVRCLVKRGCKVTVMPAFATAEEVAALNPDGIMLSNGPGDPAEPVEVIENLRHIFELGIPTFGICLGHQLSALAAGAKTMKLKYGHRGANQPVTDFESGRTFITSQNHGYAVVGDELPAEMGEVAQVNANDGTCEGIKYKKWNCFTVQFHPEANGGPKDTEFLFDRFLNNVKAAKEAR